The genomic interval CACGGCCGTGGCCCCAGCGCGGTAGCTGTACTCCACCGAGACCTGGGTGAGCGAGGCCGCGCACTGCCAGTGGACGCTCAGCTGCAGAGGCAGGGACTGGGGGCCGGGGCGGGAGAACTGGGGGGACAAAAGCAAGAGAGACACAGCTCGGGTTTATGTCCTGCCACCCCGTGACCTTGCCTCGCCACCCACCATTCCACCACGCTGACAGCGCCACACACATATCTTCCCAGGCCGGTGCAGGAGAATTTAGTGTGTTACACCATGTGTCCAGCAGAGGGCAGGCGAGCACCTCATTTTAACAAAATCGGCCAGACAAGTTCAAGTCCATGGTTCTGGGATGGGGCCTCTTCCAATTTGCATAATTGTACCATCTGCACCAATGGGGGAAGGCCCCCCAGGGAGCGGCGAGGCCCCACCCGGGCTCCGGGCCCACCTGGTATCGCAGCAGCACCACGTTGTAGTAGGAGGCCGTGGGGTTCTGCTCCGCCTGGCGCTGCAGGGCCTCGGTCAGAGCTGCCATATTGAGCCAGAAGTCTTTGGTGTCCGGGTCGCTCTGGGAGGGGTCACTGTGCAGAGAGGGACTCATCACCCCCAGCCCTCAGGAAATGCCCTCCCAGGGCTTTCTTCTATGCCAGCGGCTCCCTAAAGACGTGATTTCTTGTCCCACCCTCGGCCCAGGAAAGCCCTActtgggctggaggtgagggcAGTAGAGGAGTCAAGGAAAGCAAGGTTCAGAGAGGGCAAGCAGCTTATCCCAGGCCACACAGCAAATCCCAAGAGGCAGAGTAGAAATTCAGAGCTCGGGAGCCGCTGACCCCCCAGTGTAAGGCCCCTTTCCACTGGGCGTGCCCAGTACCTGAAGAGCAGGTCAGCACTGGGCTGGAAGTGCTCGATGGGGGCCGTGTGCACGAGCCTGAAGCTGAGGACCGGTGGGGGCGGGGTCCCGTTGAACACTCGCATGATACCAGCAGGAAAGGTCATGGTCAGCTCCCCAGTGACTCGAGCCAGGCAGCTGGGGAGTGGGGGACGTGGTGGCTCAGGGCTCTGCCTGGAGCCCTATCCCCCTCCCCTGGGTCCACCACAGCTGGGGGTTCCCAGTCCCCAATccagcaaggccctaatcaagcCCGCAGGCCTGTCACCCTGCCTGGACGAGAAGAAGCCACCCAGGGCTGAGGGAGAAAGAAGGCCCCTCCCGTCTGCTTTTCTCCTAGACCAAGACCTCAAGCCACAAGGGCTGCGTGGTGCAGCGGTCCTCGCCTGGGCTCGGGTCAAACACTCTCCTCCTCCTTGTGCTGTGACAGGAAGGTCCTTCCTGCTGATCCACCCAGGGACGTCGGGCCAGGCTCCGGCTCCCCAGCTCACCCCACCTGCCCCTGACTGGGCACGGCTTCTGGTCCTCTCAGCCTGGGGGCACAGTGGCCTTGGGGAGCCCGGCTACGACGCCCTCTGGGGCTCCCACTGCCCTCCAAGGCTGAGAATTGCGTCTGCTACTTCCTTTCCAGACCCAGACACCAGCCTTGGAGCCCTCCCGGTATCCTCCCCGACCTTGTCACACCTGGGGCTGTGGCCTCGGAAGTAGGCGTGGACGTACTCCGTGAAGGCTGTGGCCACAGGCAGGGCATCCTGGGAGCCGAGGACCACGGGGCTCGGGCCCCGGGAGACTCCTGGGGTGGCGAGGAAGGAACCCGTCACATGGATGCGCACAGGCCCTGAGGACCCACCCTGCCACAGCCACCAACTGCCGCCCAGACCAGAGACAGGGTGCCCGAGGCTGGGGGCCAGAGCTGCCCCACGTACCGTGTCCCGTCTGGGAGGAGAAGCCGGGCCGCTCCGAGGTGATGCTGGGGGCAGAGGAGCCCAGGGGGGAGGGGCTCAGGGGCCGAGactggagggaggacaggggtGGGGGCTAGAAATGGAGGCCAAGAACCACCTGGGCCACTCCCAGCCAGTTCCTGTCACGTCCTCACTTACCAGGTCACCGTTGCTCCGGGTGAGGGGGCAAGACACCTTTCTGGAGCGTGGCCTCCGGGGTGGGGCAGCGAGGCCCTCCCTAGAGGTGCCATCGGCGGGTGGGGGCACCAGGTCTGGGAGGAGCGTGGAGAACAGGCCCAGATGAGCCACCGCCCTGGGTCTCACTCTGGGTCTCACCCAGGGGCAGGGACTCAGCCACaaacagggggagaagggcttCAGGAAGACCGAAGCCTGGAGTCGGACGGGCACCACCCACAGCCCGAGCCTCCAGACACTGGCAGCCAGACAAGGGCGAGCGCCTCAGGGGGTGGGCACGCAGGGCTGGGGGCCACGGTCAGCAGCTGTGACACCCACTTCCGAGGGTGAGGGCCGCCTAGGTGACCTGGGTCTGCATCTCACCCTCCTCTGTTAACTAATGGGGCACGTGTGGCCCCTCGAACTGGCTCAGCCAGGTTCTTTCCCATGGAGCGCGTCAAGGACACTGGCCAGCAGCGCTGGGGACAGTGTGTGGTCAGAGCTACCTCTGGAGCCTGGGGGGCCACCCCTGCCTGCTCCCTTCCTCCACCTGTCCTCGAGCCCCTCTGGCCCTGCCTGCTCAACCCCAGGCTCTCCTCCCTGGGTGGCCTCCCTCCCCGCTCTGATGACATCTTCACACAGCTGTGACATGCCACCCTTGCCTCACCCCCCCTCCCCACCTGGCTGGCCACCTGGCTGGCTCTTCTCCACCCTTACCCGAGGCCGCTCTTCCttcaccttccctccctcccaagcTGCCAGAGGGAGCATGTGACCCCAGAGTCACTCATGTCCTGTGCTTCCTCCATTCGAAGCCCTGCAGGGCGCCGCTTCCTCAAGGAGCATGTCACAGTCCTCCCAGGCCCAGGCGCCCCCTCCCCCCCTGCCTCTCCCTGGGGGTTCCTCAAACGTGCCCAGCAGCACCCGCCTGGGCCTCTTCCCAGGCTGTGGCGACACCTCCCAGCAGCCCCGCCCCCATTCAGGGGCCCCGCCCATCCTCACTGCCACCAAATCTTAGCGCAAATGTCCTTCCCCGAGGCCTCCACCCCGCACCCGCACCCGTCATCCCCTGCCTTGTTAAATATCGACCTCGTTATCTCCCCTGTAGAGGTGGGGGTTACCTCATCCCGACTGTGTCCTCAGAAGTCTGATCAGGCCCTGCCTACCGGGGGCACTCAGTCCCCTCCAATCTCAGGGACAAGGTCACTGGACTCACCTCCTCCGGCCTCCAGTCCCCAAGGGCCTGGGGATGGTGCCAGGCGCTGTGGAGAGTCGGGTGGTGGTGGGGGCCGTGTTCCCCTGGGTTCAGGGGGCTGTGCCCTACAGGTGGGCGGGCTCTGCGGGGTGCCCGGGCGGGGGACCCAGGAATCCGGGGAGGGGCCAGGTGCTGCATGGGAAGGAGAGTCGAGGCCAGAGTCTTCCACGTTTTCAGGTGacgaggaggagaaaggggaggggctggaggtgaACCCGAGGCTGCTGGAGCCTAGGGAAGCCAACAGACGGTCAGCGTCGGGCCCGCCCACACGGAGTCCCGCCCACCCTCCTTCAGGCCGCACCCAGGGGGCGGGAAGGTGGGTTCCCATTCTCGGTTGTCCATCTCCCTAATGTCCTCTCCACTGTTACCCAGACCCAAGCACAGACCGCACCCTCTACGGTCTGTCCCACTGGGAAGCGTCCATCAGCTATAGCCCCGCCCACTCACGTGACGACCCCGCCCACTTATGTAAAGATGCCCATCTTCTATCCTAGGCTGCCCCTCGACAGACCAGCCTCCCTTCCCATTGGCCCCGTCTTCCCTCCTCCTGGCCTATCCTTGGCCCCACCCATTCCCTTGCTAGCCACGCCCACACCCCTGTTCCCATCACCTGTAAAATCTTCATGGTCAAAGGCTGACTCCAGGGGTGGCCCAAAAAGATTCTTGGATACCTGCTCATCCAAGGGCAGCTTTTCTGCACAGCTGTGGACCAGGAGGCCAAGAGGGGCGGGGGTCTATTGGCTGCGTGCCTTGTCTCCCGCCCAGAGCCTTTGCGAGGTCTCCTCTGTCCTGAGCTGTTCCTGCAGTTGTACCTATGCCACTCCTACTCCTCCTCGGGTTCAGCCCAAAGCCAGCCCTCGGGAAGCCCCCATCCCAAGTGAAGCCACCCCTTCCTGCCTGCAGCGCACCGCGGCCTGAGCTTCTCCACAGCACTGATGAGCACACTTAATTCATTTGCTGGTCATTTTAATGAGCCACTAGAATGTGACTGAGAACAGAGACCTGTCTTGGTCACGTACCCCAAAACCCGCATGGGGCAAATATACAGAAGGTGCTTCATAAGCCAGAGGCACAAGGCAGAGACAAGGGGAGGAGGTAGGGGCGGCCCACACCTGCCACACCTGTTGGTTCCGTGTCCCACCTTGTGGAACCTACCTGCTGGTCCTGGGGGCAGACCGAGGCCTCTGTGGTTTCCCAGCAGCGTCCCCTGTGGGAGATACCCCCCTTGAGCCTTCCTGTCACCGTGCCTGCAGCACTGCTCATTGCCCACACCACCACCCTGACACTCAGGAGAATCAGAGGTTCAAGAAGGAGCCAAGCCAACCTGCCTCCAGGTGTGGGCTCTTTTCCTAGCCCCAGCTTCtcctttcaattttctctttctttctttttttgatatttatttttttagttgcagttggacacatacctttattgtatttatttatttttatgtggtgctgaggatcaaaccctgggcctcatacatgcgaggcaagtgctctaccatgagccacagcaccagccctcctttcaattttcatttaatttattcttattttacaaaggAGGAGACTGAGGGTCAGAGTGGTTAAGCAGCCTGCCCCATGTTACAGCAGAGCTGGGGTTCAAATTCACACCCAAATCCAGGACCAGCGTTCCCTCCAAGCATTCTTACCCAAACCAAGACAGAAGGCTACTCACGGGAAGAATGGCGTTTCATGGTGCCCTGTGGACAAACGAGGCAGGGTCAGGCACAGGTGCATCCAGCCAGCCCTGCCGCACACCCAGAGCAACCCCCCCACACCTCACCCCTGGGCCTGGAGGTAGGATGAGGCTGCCCGCTGTGGCCCTGAGCTGTGCCGCGGCAGCCTCAGGGTTACAGGATGGAGCCCGGGCTGGCGCGGGCTTGATGTGCACGTGGAACTTCCGGGGCTCCTCATCGTCAAAGTCAGAGTCACTAGAGGAGAAGCGAGAAGGCTCGGCCGTGCTTAGGCCTCAGTCAAGGAGCCAAGCAGATCCTAGCAGCCCTCAGATCCCGCCCTGTCCCTCCTGCTCAAACGTGTAGAGACCCCGCACAGTCCCTCTGCTCACACTGCCTGGCAAATTCCTATTCAGCTGCAAAACCTCAACCCTGGTgccccttcctccaggaagcccctgGACTCTCCTTCTGGGACAATCCAACCGCCTCTCTTACTCTTGCCCATCCCTGACCCCACGGAACAGCTGTTTACATCTGGACCGGTTCCCTCCACGACAGAGGCCCTATCCAAGGTGGACACGGGGCGGTTGCTAGTGGTAGCCTGGACAGAGCTTTGTCCCTGCTGTGCCAACAGTGGTTCCCAGGGACATCAGAAGGATATTGTTCTGGGTCACATCAGGTCGGACGGTGAAACCTTCTTCATCCACCTCTGGACACATCTGGGGGTGGAGAGTGACGAGGTGGGTCCCCCGGATTGAACTTTCCcctccagggcctggctctgaCCCACACCACCTGCCCCAAGCTGCACTCCCTGGGGTTCCCACCCCGCCCAGTTTCACCTGGGATTCAGGTGAGAACAGACCCCGCCCACCAGCAGTCAGCCCCTCCCAAGGCCCTCCCCGGCACTCACCCCTGAATCGGGTTCCAGGAAATctctggggaggaagggagaggtgTCAGCGTCAGGGCCCCTGGGACCTGGGGCGCCTGCACTACCCGCCTAGGCCAGCCCTGGGGGCCGTGGGACCTGGCGCTTGCTCACAGTGGGGAGTCTGGAGTCAGCCAATCAGGACGTGTGTTTAAGCAGCCTGGGAAGGGAGGCCGCTGGAGCTGGACTTCAGGGCTGGCCTGAGAAGTCCGGGGACGTGGGGGGTATCATTGGCAAGGCCACGACAGGGCTGGCATCCTGGACCGGCCGGGGCAGGGGTAATCCTTGGTCACCACGGGCCAGGAAGCCCCAGGCCTGGCCTTGGTGCATGGACAGACTCCAGCCAGGTTGGGCTTTGGCTCCGTGGTGCTACCCTGGGGCAGAGGTTCTTGTGGGCCAGCCTGGGGAGAGGGAGTCCTGGGCTAGCCTGGGACAGGGGCTACTCTGAGCTACCCACAGAGGTCAATGGGCAATACTGGGCTAGCCTGGGATAGGGAGACTCCTGAGTGGGGGATTTCTGAGCTAGCCTGGACCGGGACCAGGCAGGGCCTTCCTCACACGGCGGCTCGAGGCTCCCGCTCCCGCCGGCTTAGTCCTGGAAGGCGGAAGGCCTTGGATCCCCGCAGGCGTTTCATTGCTGAGGACAGATGGAGGTGGCTGAGCGGGGCGGGTGCCCCCTTCCCAGGCAGGTCCCCCCCTCACCCCGCGGTCTAGCCTGGGCGACCAGGCCCAGACGTACTTGCCTTCCTGCAGCGCGGCCGCACTGTAGCTCTCGAAGTCCAGAGGCCCTGGGACAGGGAGGTGGAGGTGGGCGGGCCTGGCACCGGTGGCCGGACGCTCTCGGCCACCCGGCTTGGGCCCGCAGTCAGTCAGGTAGGTAAAAGCGGAACAGCCCAGCCAGGGTGTGGGCGGGTGGGCTCAGGGGCTGCTCTGCCACTGGCTGGGTGGTGCCATCTGAGCCATCTAGACACTTGCAGCATTTCCAGGTGGAACTTGGGTTGGGTCAGGGGATGGACCAAGATGGGCCTGGACACCCAGAGGAGGAGCTGGGACTCTCCCAAGATGATGGGAGGCACGGGGCGTGTGTGAGGGCGGCAGACCTGGGGCCAATCAAGGGCAAGAATGGGGGGCCACATAAGGAGGGGCGGCCTGAGCAGGGCCTGAGCCACAGAGACAACAGGGAGGAAGGACAGGCCTCACTGGCTGAGTAGACTTGGGGACAGTGACGTAGTAGTGGACAGATCACCGAGCATTGTGAGAATGACTGTGAGTATATTCTCATCCCCACTttccaggtgaggaaactgagaagtGAAGACACATGTCCTAGGTCACACAGGCAGCAAGGAAGAAAGGACCCAGACCAGGTCTGATTCTCAAACTTGCCCTCAGCTCCTCTCAGCCCCCACATCTGGGCTTTTCCAAATTCATCTTTTGCTCAACAACACTCAATAGCTCCCTGGGGCCCTTGGGGTGGAGTCTGAACTCCCAGCGTGGCTTTCAAGGCCTCTCAGGAATCTTCTAGACAGACACACCAGACCAGCCATCCAATTCTCTTCCTACCTGGGCTGGAAACTTGGAATTGTCACCAgccatttttctgatgaagaATCCAAGGCCCAGTCTCCCGCCTCTTTCTCTGCAGCTGTGGCCCCCAGCCTGGCCGCCATCTCTGCGGACTCACCTGGCTTCTCCTGGCCCGTGCCCTTGCTCTCAGCAAACTTCCTGAGCAGCATCTCCACGGTGACGTTCTCTATGTTCTGCTTAAATTCCTCGTGCacctgggtgggtgggagggcaggGTGTGTGACTGGCGGGGTCCTCTTGCCCAGCACCGGCCCCAGCCTCATCCTGCACACCAGCCTGCGTCACCTGCCCAATCTGCACGTGAGTGTCCTCCACCGAGTGTGCGTAGGAGCCCAGCAGCGCCTTCATGTGTCGCAGGTGGGTCTCCTCCATGGCTTGGAAGCGCTGAGGCGGGAAGAAAGGAGTGAATGGAAATGTAGAATGGCCATGTGACCAATCAGAACCTCCCAGCTCTCTGGCCTCAGTGATTGATTAGAGAAAGAACCAATGAAAGTCTGCCCTAGGACTTTAGCTGGAACTAGGAGAAAAGATGCTTCATTCCTGAGCcaaagagttattgggatacaaatGGGGGCAGCTGGCAGCTACTTTTCTGTGTGCACACACTGTACATGTGagtatgtgcacatgtgtacacacacacacacacatacacacacacacacacacacacacacacacacacacaggcatgtcTAATGTCTGCCTGGGGGTCAAGTCCCCAGGGAAGAAGACTGACTAGAGAATCAGAGAGACACAAGCTTTCTGCCAACACCATTTCGGCACCTGAATCCATCCATGCCTGAAGCCTCcacaccccctcaaaaaaattctTCAGTTCACTGACCCTAAAAAATTCGtccatttaaataaacatttctttcttttttggtatgggggattgaacccagaagtgattaagccacatccgcagcccccccccttttaatCTTCTTTAGAGTCAGAGATTCACttagttgcatagggccttgataatttgctgaagctggctttgaaatcacaatcctcctgtctcagcctcccgaatcactgggattacaggtgaatgTCACCATGCCAGGCTTAAATAAAAGTTTCTATCACTTGCAACTTGAAAAAGAATTCTTATTCTGAGTCCTGAGATTCTAGTCTACTCTTGGTCCATGTGGGTAGATGGAGACCCAGAGAGGTGCAGTAACTTGCAAAGTAACACAGCTCTTGAGGGACAGAGGCTGGGTGGCCTTCCAGCCACCAAGGAATCTCAGGAGATACTTGGCTTCTGAACTTTGCCCTTCTTCAAAAATCTCCCCAATAGAATGGAAATAATAACAGCCTAGGGAGTGGCTTCCGTGTCCCTGGTACTAGTCTGAAAACTTCAGAGTTGCTCATTTAACCTTCGCTGCTCTATGAGGCAGGCACTATTAGAATCTCcgttttacagatggggaaactgaggcacaagatAATTTGGCTTCTGAAATAATGTCAACGACAATAATAGGTCTTAGGCCTATGACCCTAAGCACCCCAGGACGGGGTCGGTCGGGAGGTGTCCCGGGCCAGGGACGCGCAGCCCTCGGGGTGCGGATCTCTGGGGCCGGCTTCCTACCAGCGCCGAGTCCAGCATCTTGTGCTCGAAGTCGGCCCGGGCCGAGTTGTACTTCTCCACCGCGCGCCGCAGGCTCTCCGCCGCCTTCTTGGTTTTGGTTTCTGCCTAGGAGGCACAGGGAGGGGATGGCATTGGGATGGGGACACACAGAGGGCTTTCCCAGTCCCAGACTTGTCACCTGGCAGGTGGGTTCCTGGGGTACCCAGGGCTCAGTGGCCACACGCAGGCCCAGTGACCCCCTCTGTGCGACACATTTTCGTTCTAGCCAGGCAGCCCCAAGGCTCTGCGGCAGATCCCTCAGACCCACGCGCTGCAGCGGCCGCCACCTCACACCTTGTCCATCTCTTTCTGGCTGGTGTTCTCTCTGCGCAGGCGCTCCTGGTCCATGCAGCGGCTCAGGTAGTTCTCGCGAGACTTGGGCAGCAGCTGGCTGACGCCCGAGAGCACCTGCACCGCGTCCAGGGTGCCCAGCGCTTCCTCCTTGCACTgtagggggtggggaaggggcgcGTGGGTGCCACCTGTGCCCAGGCAGGGACCGTAATACTCTGAGTATTTTATTTGTCCCAGAGTATTTTGGCGGGGCCTGGTGGCGctcgcctggaatcccagtggctctggaggctgaggcaggagcaccgCGGGCtcgaaggcagcctcagcaacttaggtccGGAGCAACTTtgcgagaccctgactctaagtaaaacgaaaagggctggggatgtggctcagtgcttaagcagcCCAgaacctaataataataataataataataataataataataataattgcaagTTGAAAACACTGTACATGGGGACTGTATCGATTCCGCCCAACCCACCTGCACCCTGGCTTAGCCACAGGGCACACTGTGGGGTCCCCGTTTCATGGGGCTAACAGGTGCTGTGCTCCCTGTAGCTG from Urocitellus parryii isolate mUroPar1 chromosome 3, mUroPar1.hap1, whole genome shotgun sequence carries:
- the Fcho1 gene encoding F-BAR domain only protein 1 isoform X1, coding for MSYFGEHFWGEKNHGFEVLYHSVKQGPVSTKELADFIRERATIEETYSKAMAKLSKLASNGTPVGTFAPLWEVFRVSSDKLALCHLELTRKLQDLIKDVLRYGEEQLKAHKRCKEEALGTLDAVQVLSGVSQLLPKSRENYLSRCMDQERLRRENTSQKEMDKAETKTKKAAESLRRAVEKYNSARADFEHKMLDSALRFQAMEETHLRHMKALLGSYAHSVEDTHVQIGQVHEEFKQNIENVTVEMLLRKFAESKGTGQEKPGPLDFESYSAAALQEAMKRLRGSKAFRLPGLSRREREPRAAVDFLEPDSGMCPEVDEEGFTVRPDVTQNNILLITAEPSRFSSSDSDFDDEEPRKFHVHIKPAPARAPSCNPEAAAAQLRATAGSLILPPGPGGTMKRHSSRDAAGKPQRPRSAPRTSSCAEKLPLDEQVSKNLFGPPLESAFDHEDFTGSSSLGFTSSPSPFSSSSPENVEDSGLDSPSHAAPGPSPDSWVPRPGTPQSPPTCRAQPPEPRGTRPPPPPDSPQRLAPSPGPWGLEAGGDLVPPPADGTSREGLAAPPRRPRSRKVSCPLTRSNGDLSRPLSPSPLGSSAPSITSERPGFSSQTGHGVSRGPSPVVLGSQDALPVATAFTEYVHAYFRGHSPSCLARVTGELTMTFPAGIMRVFNGTPPPPVLSFRLVHTAPIEHFQPSADLLFSDPSQSDPDTKDFWLNMAALTEALQRQAEQNPTASYYNVVLLRYQFSRPGPQSLPLQLSVHWQCAASLTQVSVEYSYRAGATAVSTPLTNVQILLPVGEPVTNVRLQPAATWSLEEKRFMWKLPDVSEAAGTGHLSASWEPVSGPSTPSPVAAQFTSEGATLSGVDLELVGNGYRMSLVKRRFATGMYLVSC
- the Fcho1 gene encoding F-BAR domain only protein 1 isoform X8, encoding MSYFGEHFWGEKNHGFEVLYHSVKQGPVSTKELADFIRERATIEETYSKAMAKLSKLASNGTPVGTFAPLWEVFRVSSDKLALCHLELTRKLQDLIKDVLRYGEEQLKAHKRVLSGVSQLLPKSRENYLSRCMDQERLRRENTSQKEMDKAETKTKKAAESLRRAVEKYNSARADFEHKMLDSALRFQAMEETHLRHMKALLGSYAHSVEDTHVQIGQVHEEFKQNIENVTVEMLLRKFAESKGTGQEKPGPLDFESYSAAALQEAMKRLRGSKAFRLPGLSRREREPRAAVDFLEPDSGMCPEVDEEGFTVRPDVTQNNILLITAEPSRFSSSDSDFDDEEPRKFHVHIKPAPARAPSCNPEAAAAQLRATAGSLILPPGPGGTMKRHSSRDAAGKPQRPRSAPRTSSCAEKLPLDEQVSKNLFGPPLESAFDHEDFTGSSSLGFTSSPSPFSSSSPENVEDSGLDSPSHAAPGPSPDSWVPRPGTPQSPPTCRAQPPEPRGTRPPPPPDSPQRLAPSPGPWGLEAGGDLVPPPADGTSREGLAAPPRRPRSRKVSCPLTRSNGDLSRPLSPSPLGSSAPSITSERPGFSSQTGHGVSRGPSPVVLGSQDALPVATAFTEYVHAYFRGHSPSCLARVTGELTMTFPAGIMRVFNGTPPPPVLSFRLVHTAPIEHFQPSADLLFRSLEEKRFMWKLPDVSEAAGTGHLSASWEPVSGPSTPSPVAAQFTSEGATLSGVDLELVGNGYRMSLVKRRFATGMYLVSC